One genomic region from Streptomyces sp. Li-HN-5-11 encodes:
- a CDS encoding DUF4229 domain-containing protein — protein MLRYTLMRLGIFVGCLVVVWGLVHSGLAPRGLGSSNGLWIALLALVISAPISFVVLRGERDRASEQVARRVDRMKANIEASASQEDVADDRARAQGQTS, from the coding sequence ATGCTCCGCTACACGCTGATGCGCCTCGGGATCTTCGTGGGCTGCCTCGTGGTCGTCTGGGGTCTCGTCCACTCCGGTCTCGCCCCGCGCGGCCTCGGCAGTTCCAACGGCCTGTGGATCGCTCTGCTCGCCCTGGTGATTTCGGCCCCGATCAGCTTCGTGGTTCTGCGGGGGGAGCGGGACCGGGCGTCCGAGCAGGTCGCCCGCCGGGTGGACCGCATGAAGGCGAACATCGAGGCCAGCGCCAGCCAGGAGGACGTCGCCGACGACCGGGCGCGGGCGCAGGGCCAGACGTCCTGA
- a CDS encoding TetR/AcrR family transcriptional regulator: protein MGAVKTKRMPRAVREQQMLDAAVRIFGQRGYMAASMDEIAELAGVSKPLVYLYLNSKEDLFSACIRREAAALTQAVRAGVSPGLPADRQLWDGLRAFFAHTAQHPDGWTVLHLQARTHGEPFAAEIAAMRTEIVAFVTRLIAVAAREAHHDPDLPEREVAGLAEALVGAAESLAAWANTTPGVTARQAAATLMNFAWAGLANLMEGRSWTPPVAQART, encoded by the coding sequence ATGGGTGCCGTGAAGACCAAGCGGATGCCACGTGCGGTCCGCGAGCAGCAGATGCTCGACGCCGCCGTACGGATCTTCGGCCAGCGCGGCTACATGGCCGCGTCGATGGACGAGATAGCCGAACTGGCGGGCGTCTCCAAGCCGTTGGTCTACCTGTATCTCAACTCCAAGGAAGACCTGTTCAGCGCCTGCATACGCCGGGAGGCCGCCGCGCTCACCCAGGCGGTCCGCGCGGGCGTCAGCCCGGGCCTGCCCGCCGACCGTCAACTCTGGGACGGGCTGCGGGCGTTCTTCGCGCACACCGCGCAGCACCCGGACGGCTGGACCGTGCTGCACCTCCAGGCCCGTACCCACGGCGAGCCCTTCGCGGCCGAGATCGCGGCGATGCGCACCGAGATCGTCGCGTTCGTCACGCGGCTGATCGCCGTCGCGGCGCGGGAGGCCCATCACGATCCGGACCTGCCGGAGCGTGAGGTCGCCGGGCTCGCCGAGGCCCTCGTCGGCGCCGCCGAGTCCCTCGCCGCGTGGGCCAACACCACCCCGGGCGTCACGGCCCGCCAGGCGGCGGCCACCTTGATGAACTTCGCCTGGGCGGGCCTGGCCAACCTCATGGAGGGCCGGTCCTGGACGCCTCCGGTCGCTCAGGCCCGGACGTAG
- a CDS encoding 3-oxoacyl-ACP reductase — protein sequence MADRYLSFTTTAPGRFLTRRLGLPQPAPLSRWSPGHPALDGPLLHLTAGKTDLDLAPVLARTGLVPGDRAPAAVVLDATGVRDVEGLGEVHAALHPVVRSVAASGRVVVLGSPLDPGDHHQSAAQQALEGFVRSLGKEIGRGRTVNLVRLTDAPAAESTLRFLLSPRSAYVSGQVVQVASGDVTAPGDWDRPLAGRTALVTGAARGIGEAVAETLARDGAHVVVLDIPAAEDDARRVAGRLGGTALALDITAADAGERIAAALPDGLDVLIHNAGITRDRRLVNMPAERWSSVMEVNLASVLRTTDALLSGGTLRPGGRIVATASIAGLAGNAGQTNYGASKAGIAGLVRSLAPRALSVHGVTVNAVAPGFIETKMTAAVPLFIREAGRRMNSLAQGGLPVDVAETTAWLAHPASGAVNGQVVRVCGQSLLGA from the coding sequence ATGGCCGACCGCTATCTGAGCTTCACCACCACCGCGCCCGGCCGCTTCCTGACCCGCCGCCTGGGACTGCCCCAGCCCGCGCCGCTCAGCCGATGGTCGCCCGGACACCCGGCCCTCGACGGGCCGTTGCTCCACCTCACCGCGGGCAAGACGGACCTGGACCTCGCCCCGGTCCTGGCCCGCACCGGGCTTGTTCCCGGAGACCGCGCTCCCGCCGCCGTCGTCCTCGACGCCACCGGTGTCCGGGACGTCGAGGGGCTCGGCGAGGTGCACGCCGCCCTCCACCCCGTCGTCCGGTCGGTCGCCGCGAGCGGCCGTGTGGTCGTGCTGGGTTCCCCGCTCGACCCGGGCGACCACCACCAGTCGGCCGCCCAGCAGGCCCTGGAGGGCTTCGTGCGGTCGCTCGGCAAGGAGATCGGCCGGGGCAGGACCGTCAACCTCGTTCGGCTCACCGACGCCCCCGCCGCCGAGTCCACCCTCCGCTTCCTGCTCTCCCCCCGATCGGCCTACGTCAGCGGCCAGGTCGTCCAGGTGGCGTCCGGCGACGTCACCGCCCCCGGCGACTGGGACCGGCCCCTGGCCGGCCGCACCGCCCTGGTCACCGGCGCGGCCCGCGGCATCGGCGAGGCGGTGGCCGAGACCCTCGCCCGGGACGGCGCCCACGTCGTCGTCCTCGACATACCGGCGGCCGAGGACGACGCCCGCCGGGTCGCCGGGCGGCTCGGCGGCACCGCCCTCGCCCTCGACATCACGGCCGCCGACGCGGGCGAGCGCATCGCCGCCGCGCTGCCCGACGGGCTCGACGTCCTGATCCACAACGCCGGCATCACCCGGGACCGGCGGCTGGTCAACATGCCCGCCGAGCGCTGGAGTTCCGTCATGGAGGTCAACCTCGCGAGCGTGCTGCGCACCACGGACGCGCTGCTGTCCGGCGGCACACTGCGGCCCGGCGGCCGGATCGTCGCCACCGCCTCCATCGCGGGCCTGGCCGGGAACGCCGGACAGACCAACTACGGGGCGAGCAAGGCGGGGATCGCCGGCCTGGTCCGCTCCCTGGCGCCCCGCGCGCTGTCCGTGCACGGGGTCACGGTGAACGCGGTCGCGCCCGGGTTCATCGAGACGAAGATGACCGCCGCGGTCCCGCTCTTCATCCGCGAGGCGGGCCGCCGGATGAACTCCCTCGCCCAGGGCGGCCTGCCCGTCGACGTCGCCGAGACCACCGCCTGGCTCGCCCACCCCGCCTCCGGCGCGGTCAACGGCCAGGTCGTCCGCGTCTGCGGCCAGAGCCTGCTGGGGGCGTAG
- a CDS encoding acetyl-CoA C-acetyltransferase, with translation MSPLQPPRARRVAVVGGARIPFARSDGPYATASNQEMLTAALNGLVERYGLSGPGAVGEFVAGAVLKHSRDFNLARETVLGSELDPRTPAYDIQQACGTGLQAVIAAANKIALGQTESAIAGGADTASDAPLGVNDALRRILLQARRAKSPGGRVKALARVRPAHLVPDIPRNAEPRTGLSMGEHAAVTARAWGIGRREQDELAAASHQRLAAAYERGFFQDLVVPFRGLARDQNLRPGSTVEQLATLKPVFGLDQPEPTMTAGNSTPLTDGAATVLLASEEWARARGLEPLAYLTAYETAAVDFVHGDVAEGEDGLLMAPAHAVPRMLERAGLGIEDFDLVEIHEAFASQVLATLAAWEKRGLAPVDRARLNVAGSSLATGHPFAATGARIVATLARLLAERDGPGRGLISVCAAGGQGVTAILERV, from the coding sequence ATGAGTCCCCTTCAGCCGCCTCGGGCACGCCGGGTGGCGGTCGTCGGCGGCGCCCGGATCCCCTTCGCCCGCTCCGACGGCCCGTACGCCACCGCCTCCAACCAGGAGATGCTCACCGCGGCGCTGAACGGCCTCGTCGAGCGGTACGGCCTCAGCGGTCCCGGTGCGGTGGGCGAGTTCGTCGCCGGCGCCGTCCTCAAGCACAGCCGCGACTTCAACCTCGCCCGCGAGACCGTCCTCGGCTCGGAGCTGGATCCCCGCACCCCGGCGTACGACATCCAGCAGGCCTGCGGCACCGGCCTGCAGGCCGTCATCGCGGCCGCCAACAAGATCGCCCTCGGCCAGACCGAGTCCGCGATCGCGGGCGGCGCGGACACCGCGAGCGACGCACCGCTGGGCGTCAACGACGCACTGCGCCGCATCCTGCTTCAGGCCCGGCGCGCCAAGTCGCCCGGCGGCCGGGTGAAAGCACTCGCCCGGGTGCGCCCTGCCCACCTCGTGCCGGACATCCCCCGCAACGCCGAGCCGCGCACCGGCCTGTCCATGGGCGAGCACGCCGCCGTCACCGCCCGCGCCTGGGGCATCGGCCGCCGGGAACAGGACGAACTCGCGGCCGCCAGTCACCAGCGCCTCGCGGCGGCCTACGAACGGGGCTTCTTCCAGGACCTGGTGGTCCCCTTCCGCGGCCTGGCCCGCGACCAGAACCTGCGCCCGGGCTCCACCGTGGAGCAACTCGCCACGCTCAAGCCGGTGTTCGGCCTCGACCAGCCCGAGCCGACCATGACCGCCGGCAACTCGACACCGCTGACGGACGGCGCGGCGACCGTGCTGCTGGCGTCCGAGGAATGGGCGCGGGCGCGGGGCCTGGAGCCGCTCGCGTACCTGACGGCGTACGAGACGGCCGCCGTGGACTTCGTGCACGGGGACGTGGCCGAGGGCGAGGACGGCCTGCTCATGGCCCCCGCCCACGCGGTCCCGCGCATGCTGGAGCGCGCCGGACTCGGCATCGAGGACTTCGACCTCGTCGAGATCCACGAGGCCTTCGCCTCCCAGGTGCTGGCCACCCTGGCGGCCTGGGAGAAGCGGGGCCTGGCCCCGGTCGACCGCGCCCGCCTCAACGTCGCCGGATCCTCACTGGCCACCGGCCACCCCTTCGCCGCCACCGGCGCCCGGATCGTGGCGACGCTCGCCCGGCTGCTCGCCGAGCGCGACGGCCCCGGCCGCGGACTGATCTCCGTCTGCGCCGCCGGAGGACAGGGGGTGACCGCGATACTGGAGCGGGTGTGA
- a CDS encoding AMP-dependent synthetase/ligase: protein MSTSYPTASGTPVFATDYEGRPILVEPETRRLDGEVREAYVPPFAPPVTHGSLADLPFDNAEEAPDAVVLSRKTSDGGWVDVTAEEFARQVRAVAKGLIAEGLVPGDRLAIMARTTYEWTLLDFAAWAAGLVTVPIYPTSSLFQIRWILHDSGAVALATETAAQAAALGPERERLPDLRHMWIMEKDHLERLAELGAQVPDSEVDVRRGMLGPGTLATLIYTSGTTGRPKGCALSHGNFFAEVDNAIELLYPVFKSNMREETSILLFLPMSHVFGRMVAIACIRARVRLGHAPSLKASDLLPDLASFRPTCLLAIPYMLEKVFNAARAKAEAGGRVSSFDRAVSVARRYGEAVEARKTGAGGGPSAALRTARTFYDPLVYRRIRNAMGGRVKYAICGGSPLGRRLAAFYAGAGIEIYEGYGLTECTGATTVTPPLKPRLGTVGWPMPGTRVRIAADGEILLAGDHVLRGYWDPQAGGVVPATREGWLATGDIGELDDEGYLTITGRKKEMLITAGGKSVAPAPLENWLRSHPLISQCIVLGDGRPYVSALITLDPDGITHWRRMNGKHPVPPELLVGDAELTAVLQRAVDEANKLVSRPESIRRFAVLPVDFTEEAGHLTPSMKLRREAIMRDFAAEVEDLYTK from the coding sequence GTGTCCACCTCGTACCCGACCGCCTCCGGCACCCCTGTCTTCGCCACCGACTACGAGGGCAGGCCGATCCTCGTCGAGCCCGAGACGCGGCGGCTGGACGGGGAGGTACGGGAGGCGTACGTACCGCCGTTCGCGCCGCCGGTGACGCACGGGTCGCTGGCGGACCTGCCGTTCGACAACGCGGAGGAGGCGCCCGACGCGGTGGTGCTGAGCCGCAAGACCTCCGACGGCGGCTGGGTGGACGTGACCGCGGAGGAGTTCGCCCGGCAGGTGCGGGCGGTGGCGAAGGGGCTGATCGCCGAGGGCCTGGTACCGGGCGACCGGCTCGCCATCATGGCGCGCACGACGTACGAGTGGACGCTCCTCGACTTCGCCGCATGGGCCGCCGGCCTGGTCACCGTCCCGATCTACCCGACCTCCTCCCTCTTCCAGATCCGCTGGATCCTCCATGACTCCGGCGCGGTGGCCCTCGCCACGGAGACCGCCGCCCAGGCCGCCGCCCTCGGCCCCGAACGCGAACGGCTGCCCGACCTGCGCCACATGTGGATCATGGAGAAGGACCACCTCGAGCGCCTCGCCGAACTCGGCGCCCAGGTCCCGGACTCGGAGGTCGACGTACGCCGGGGCATGCTCGGCCCCGGCACCCTCGCCACGCTGATCTACACCTCCGGCACGACCGGCCGCCCCAAGGGCTGCGCCCTCAGCCACGGCAACTTCTTCGCCGAGGTCGACAACGCCATCGAGCTGCTTTATCCGGTCTTCAAGTCGAACATGCGGGAGGAGACCTCGATCCTGCTGTTCCTGCCGATGTCCCACGTCTTCGGCCGCATGGTGGCGATCGCCTGCATACGTGCCCGGGTCCGGCTCGGCCACGCGCCGAGCCTGAAGGCCTCGGACCTGCTGCCCGACCTGGCGAGCTTCCGGCCGACGTGCCTGCTGGCCATCCCGTACATGCTGGAGAAGGTCTTCAACGCCGCACGCGCCAAGGCCGAGGCGGGCGGGCGCGTGTCGTCCTTCGACCGCGCGGTCTCGGTGGCCCGGCGCTACGGCGAGGCCGTCGAGGCCCGGAAGACGGGCGCGGGCGGCGGCCCGAGCGCGGCCCTGCGGACGGCCCGCACCTTCTACGACCCCCTGGTCTACCGCCGCATCCGCAACGCGATGGGGGGCCGGGTGAAGTACGCGATCTGCGGCGGCTCCCCGCTCGGCCGCCGCCTCGCCGCCTTCTACGCCGGCGCGGGCATCGAGATCTACGAGGGCTACGGGCTCACCGAGTGCACCGGCGCGACCACCGTCACCCCGCCGCTGAAGCCCCGCCTGGGCACGGTGGGCTGGCCGATGCCCGGCACCCGGGTCCGCATCGCCGCGGACGGCGAGATCCTCCTGGCCGGCGACCACGTGCTGCGCGGCTACTGGGACCCCCAGGCGGGCGGAGTGGTGCCCGCGACCCGCGAGGGCTGGCTGGCGACCGGCGACATCGGCGAGCTCGACGACGAGGGCTACCTGACCATCACGGGCCGCAAGAAGGAGATGCTGATCACGGCGGGCGGCAAGTCGGTGGCGCCCGCCCCGCTGGAGAACTGGCTCCGCTCCCACCCCCTGATCTCCCAGTGCATCGTCCTGGGCGACGGACGGCCCTACGTCTCCGCCCTGATCACCCTCGACCCCGACGGCATCACCCACTGGCGCCGGATGAACGGCAAGCATCCCGTTCCGCCGGAACTCCTCGTCGGCGACGCCGAACTGACCGCCGTCCTGCAGCGCGCGGTGGACGAGGCGAACAAGCTCGTCTCCCGCCCGGAGTCCATCCGCCGCTTCGCCGTCCTCCCCGTGGACTTCACGGAGGAGGCCGGCCATCTGACCCCCTCCATGAAGCTGCGCCGCGAGGCGATCATGCGTGACTTCGCGGCCGAGGTGGAGGACCTCTACACGAAGTGA
- a CDS encoding substrate-binding domain-containing protein: MNSRTTRAAAARRTATVVAAFAGVLSLAACGAVDAIGGDSGAASPKKGDDITVGLLLPDRDTARFEKFDYPIIKKEVASLTHNKGKVIYANAEASVAKQSRQFQEMVSEKVDVVLVDALDAKAIASDVQKAKDAGIPVIAYDRLAQGPIDAYVSHDNELVGQVQARAILEALGTKAATSKIVMMNGDPADPNTAKFKEGALGELEGKVDIAQQYDTAKWSPAVAKANMKKAIQSIGLDNIAAVYSANDGMAGAVIEALKEAGAKNIPPVTGQDANLDAVQRVVSGEQYMTVYKSFLDEATSAAQMAVDKVQGRDIAFDALTRDKVDSPTEKNIPTMLVPVVALTRDNIKDTVIADNVYTVQQICTAAYAADCAAIGLK, from the coding sequence GTGAACTCTCGTACCACTCGTGCGGCCGCTGCCCGCCGCACCGCCACCGTGGTGGCCGCTTTCGCCGGCGTCCTCTCCCTCGCCGCGTGCGGCGCCGTCGACGCCATCGGCGGAGACAGCGGCGCCGCGTCCCCGAAGAAGGGCGACGACATCACCGTGGGCCTGCTCCTGCCCGACCGGGACACGGCACGCTTCGAGAAGTTCGACTACCCCATCATCAAGAAGGAAGTCGCCTCCCTCACGCACAACAAGGGCAAGGTCATCTACGCCAACGCCGAGGCGAGCGTGGCCAAGCAGAGCCGGCAGTTCCAGGAGATGGTGTCCGAGAAGGTGGACGTCGTCCTGGTGGACGCGCTGGACGCCAAGGCCATCGCCTCGGACGTGCAGAAGGCCAAGGACGCCGGCATACCGGTCATCGCCTACGACCGCCTCGCGCAGGGCCCGATCGACGCGTACGTCTCCCACGACAACGAACTGGTCGGCCAGGTCCAGGCCCGCGCCATCCTGGAGGCGCTCGGCACCAAGGCGGCGACCAGCAAGATCGTGATGATGAACGGCGACCCCGCCGACCCCAACACGGCGAAGTTCAAGGAGGGCGCGCTCGGCGAACTCGAGGGCAAGGTCGACATCGCCCAGCAGTACGACACCGCGAAGTGGTCGCCCGCGGTCGCCAAGGCCAACATGAAGAAGGCGATCCAGTCGATCGGGCTGGACAACATCGCCGCCGTCTACTCGGCGAACGACGGCATGGCGGGCGCCGTCATCGAGGCGCTGAAGGAAGCGGGCGCGAAGAACATCCCGCCGGTGACCGGGCAGGACGCGAACCTGGACGCGGTGCAGCGGGTCGTCTCGGGGGAGCAGTACATGACCGTGTACAAGTCGTTCCTGGACGAGGCCACCAGCGCCGCGCAGATGGCGGTGGACAAGGTCCAGGGCCGTGACATCGCCTTCGACGCGCTGACCCGGGACAAGGTCGACAGCCCGACGGAGAAGAACATCCCCACGATGCTCGTACCGGTGGTCGCCCTCACGAGGGACAACATCAAGGACACCGTGATCGCGGACAACGTCTACACCGTCCAGCAGATCTGCACGGCGGCGTACGCGGCGGACTGCGCGGCGATCGGCCTCAAGTAG
- a CDS encoding LysR family transcriptional regulator — MTLDDLRVFVAVCRAGNLSAVARDLGRTQSAVSQHVKRLERETGVSLLERRPRGVVPTEAGRLLEEAAAEGIAGLDLAVRRLREQVAGESGCVRVATGATTVRHFMSDAVVAFRRRHPKVNLEFRTVSSGRGSFDALADGTLDLAWITLGPPARGIEQRPVFELPWVLAVRADDPLADRSSLDAAELSGSRLIRLPPNSASAAHLDAACAELDVRLVPDTSVADWDTALLLAELGVGRAVVPALPGLPVPGDGDLRLVPVPALRPLSVGWAVRRWDALGPPARAFADTVMECAG; from the coding sequence GTGACGCTGGACGATCTACGGGTCTTCGTGGCCGTGTGCCGGGCCGGGAACCTCAGTGCGGTCGCCCGGGACCTGGGGCGCACGCAGTCGGCGGTGAGCCAGCACGTCAAGCGGCTGGAGCGGGAGACCGGTGTCAGCCTGCTGGAGCGCCGGCCGCGCGGTGTCGTGCCGACGGAGGCCGGGCGGCTGCTCGAGGAGGCGGCGGCCGAGGGGATAGCCGGGCTGGACCTCGCGGTACGGCGACTCAGGGAGCAGGTCGCCGGCGAGAGTGGCTGCGTGCGGGTCGCGACCGGGGCGACGACGGTACGGCACTTCATGTCGGACGCGGTCGTCGCGTTCCGCCGGCGGCATCCCAAGGTGAACCTCGAGTTCCGCACGGTGAGTTCGGGCCGCGGCAGCTTCGACGCACTGGCCGACGGCACGCTCGACCTGGCCTGGATCACCCTCGGACCTCCGGCGCGGGGCATCGAGCAACGGCCGGTGTTCGAGCTGCCCTGGGTGCTGGCGGTACGGGCCGACGACCCGCTCGCCGATCGGTCGTCCCTCGACGCCGCCGAACTGAGCGGATCACGGCTGATCCGCCTGCCGCCGAACTCCGCGTCCGCCGCTCATCTGGACGCCGCCTGCGCGGAGTTGGACGTCCGGCTCGTCCCCGACACGAGCGTGGCCGACTGGGACACGGCACTGCTGCTGGCCGAGCTGGGAGTCGGGCGTGCGGTCGTCCCCGCCCTTCCCGGCCTGCCCGTCCCCGGCGACGGCGACCTGCGCCTGGTCCCGGTCCCCGCCCTGCGCCCGCTGTCCGTCGGCTGGGCGGTGCGCCGCTGGGACGCCCTCGGCCCACCCGCCCGCGCGTTCGCGGACACGGTGATGGAGTGCGCCGGCTGA
- a CDS encoding methyltransferase domain-containing protein, whose protein sequence is MTDSATTAPSSTTGSPTAGSPATGSPTAGSATTGSPTSAFLTAARTFYDAVAEDYYDHFRDEYAVKHLELALLSAFAELVGSGGSVADLGCGPGWITAYLDSLGLSVYGLDLSASMLAVARRENPALRFEQGSMLELAEPDGGLAGVVSWYSSIHTPLDRLPALFAEFRRVLAPGGHLLLAFQVGDEPRRFDNPWGHPVSLDFQRRRPELMTDLLQAAGFVLHSTTVRQPERAETSPQAFLIARTPEQP, encoded by the coding sequence ATGACCGACTCAGCCACGACCGCCCCGTCGTCCACGACCGGCTCGCCCACCGCCGGCTCGCCCGCAACCGGCTCGCCCACCGCGGGCTCAGCCACGACCGGCTCGCCCACCTCCGCGTTCCTGACCGCCGCCCGCACCTTCTACGACGCCGTCGCCGAGGACTACTACGACCACTTCCGCGACGAATACGCGGTCAAGCACCTGGAACTGGCCCTGCTGTCCGCGTTCGCGGAACTCGTGGGCAGCGGCGGAAGCGTCGCCGACCTGGGCTGCGGACCGGGTTGGATCACGGCGTACCTCGACTCGCTCGGCCTTTCCGTGTACGGCCTGGACCTGTCGGCCTCGATGCTCGCGGTCGCCCGGCGCGAGAACCCGGCCCTGCGCTTCGAGCAGGGTTCGATGCTTGAGCTGGCGGAGCCAGACGGCGGTCTGGCGGGTGTCGTCTCCTGGTACTCCAGCATCCACACCCCGCTGGACCGGCTCCCCGCCCTCTTCGCCGAGTTCCGCCGTGTCCTCGCCCCGGGCGGCCACCTGCTCCTCGCCTTCCAGGTGGGCGACGAGCCGCGGCGCTTCGACAACCCGTGGGGCCACCCGGTGTCACTGGACTTCCAGCGCAGGCGGCCCGAGCTCATGACGGACCTGCTTCAGGCAGCCGGATTCGTCCTCCACTCCACGACGGTGCGGCAGCCCGAACGCGCTGAGACGAGCCCGCAGGCCTTCCTCATCGCCCGCACACCCGAGCAGCCGTAG
- a CDS encoding AzlD domain-containing protein, translating into MNATVAVILALAVGTYAFRLVGPVLHGRLDIPAKVRELLSAAAVVLLVALLATGALTEGGGFSGWARPAGVLVGGVLAWRRAPFAVVVLGAVATTAALRAAGVG; encoded by the coding sequence GTGAACGCGACGGTGGCCGTGATCCTGGCGCTGGCGGTCGGGACGTACGCCTTCCGGCTGGTGGGACCGGTGCTGCACGGGCGGCTGGACATTCCGGCCAAGGTGCGGGAGTTGCTGTCGGCGGCCGCGGTGGTCCTGCTCGTCGCCCTGCTGGCCACGGGCGCGCTGACCGAGGGCGGCGGCTTCTCCGGGTGGGCGCGCCCCGCCGGAGTGCTGGTGGGCGGCGTCCTGGCATGGAGACGTGCGCCGTTCGCGGTGGTGGTGCTGGGCGCGGTGGCGACGACGGCTGCGCTGCGGGCGGCCGGGGTCGGCTGA
- a CDS encoding AzlC family ABC transporter permease codes for MRSVQRTSLSSGRRDPGLLRDVALVCAADGVVGVSFGAVSVAGGLPVWVPVVMSLVVFAGSAQFSAVGVLLAGGGPIAAAATGLLLNTRAAAFSLAVADVLGRGRVARFLGAHLVIDETAAFAMAQTDPVRRRQAFWISGLALFAVWNVSVLAGAFAGSALGDTDRYGLDAAFPAVLVALVLPVLRKDGAVRRAALLGAVVAVAAAPVVPAGVPVLLALGGLLVHGRYGGGRAA; via the coding sequence ATGCGTTCGGTACAGCGAACAAGCCTCTCCTCGGGCCGCCGCGACCCGGGGCTGCTCCGCGACGTCGCCCTCGTCTGCGCCGCCGACGGCGTCGTCGGCGTGTCGTTCGGCGCGGTCTCGGTCGCCGGCGGGCTGCCGGTCTGGGTGCCGGTCGTGATGTCGCTGGTGGTGTTCGCGGGCTCGGCCCAGTTCAGCGCGGTCGGCGTCCTTCTGGCGGGCGGCGGCCCGATCGCCGCGGCGGCCACGGGCCTGCTGCTGAACACTCGCGCGGCCGCCTTCAGCCTCGCCGTCGCGGACGTCCTCGGCCGGGGCCGCGTGGCCCGCTTCCTCGGCGCCCACCTGGTGATCGACGAGACGGCGGCGTTCGCGATGGCCCAGACGGACCCGGTACGGCGGCGGCAGGCGTTCTGGATCTCCGGACTGGCCCTGTTCGCCGTGTGGAACGTCAGCGTGCTCGCCGGGGCGTTCGCCGGAAGCGCCCTGGGCGACACGGACCGCTACGGCCTGGACGCCGCCTTCCCGGCAGTGCTGGTGGCCCTGGTGCTCCCGGTGCTGCGGAAGGACGGCGCGGTCCGGCGGGCGGCCCTGCTGGGCGCGGTGGTGGCCGTGGCGGCGGCACCGGTCGTCCCGGCGGGGGTGCCGGTCCTGCTGGCGCTCGGCGGGTTGCTGGTCCACGGCCGGTACGGAGGGGGACGGGCGGCGTGA
- a CDS encoding XRE family transcriptional regulator → MSEAPPRLPLEWIAAALRRERTRAGLSLSELAKRAGIAKSTLSQLEAAGGNPSMETIWALAVALGVPFSALVEPPAPAVQVIRAGRGPTVHSEQSSFLATLLAASPPGARRDIYSVWLEPGTVRDSEPHIPGTVEHIVVSAGRVKAGPRGEGVELEAGDYVSYRGDVPHAYEALAPGTRFVLIMQHV, encoded by the coding sequence ATGTCCGAAGCCCCGCCCCGCCTCCCCCTCGAATGGATCGCCGCCGCCCTGCGCCGCGAGCGCACCCGTGCGGGGCTGTCGCTGTCCGAGCTGGCCAAGCGCGCCGGCATCGCCAAGTCCACGCTCTCCCAGCTGGAGGCGGCGGGCGGCAACCCGAGCATGGAGACGATCTGGGCGCTGGCGGTGGCCCTGGGGGTGCCGTTCAGCGCGCTGGTGGAGCCGCCCGCACCGGCCGTTCAGGTGATCCGCGCGGGGCGGGGCCCCACCGTGCATTCGGAGCAGTCCAGTTTCCTCGCCACGCTGCTGGCGGCGAGCCCGCCGGGAGCTCGGCGTGATATTTACTCCGTCTGGCTGGAACCCGGCACCGTACGGGACTCCGAACCGCACATTCCCGGAACGGTGGAGCACATCGTGGTGAGCGCGGGAAGGGTGAAAGCCGGGCCCCGGGGAGAAGGTGTGGAACTGGAGGCCGGGGACTACGTGTCGTATCGCGGGGACGTGCCGCACGCCTACGAGGCACTGGCGCCGGGAACGAGATTCGTGCTGATCATGCAGCACGTATAA
- a CDS encoding cold-shock protein produces MATGTVKWFNAEKGFGFIAQEGGGPDVFVHYSAINASGFRSLEENQQVSFDVTQGPKGPQAENVTPV; encoded by the coding sequence ATGGCTACCGGAACCGTGAAGTGGTTCAACGCCGAAAAGGGCTTTGGCTTCATTGCCCAGGAAGGCGGCGGCCCCGACGTCTTCGTCCACTACTCCGCCATCAACGCGAGCGGTTTCCGCTCCCTCGAAGAGAACCAGCAGGTGAGCTTCGACGTGACGCAGGGCCCGAAGGGCCCGCAGGCGGAGAACGTCACTCCGGTCTGA